TGCAGTCGACAAGCGGCCTGCCTTCCCCGGGATCACTTCCTAAAAGAAGAGGGGTGCGCCCTGTCAGTGGGGGGCTCAACTTCCTTTTGCTTTGCAATGCGTTCCAGGTCTCTCGGCAGCCAACGGGGTTAACTCGGCAATATGCCTTCCGAACGCTAAACAGTCGTTTCAGATACCAGCGTTCCTTGGGGTCGCCCGCTGATATTCTCCGAACACCAATTGGTAACGGGTCTCCCCccgacattttttatttttttggaaccAAACATTTTATTCTGCGTGCCTCTACCCCGGCGGCTTGTACGTTGCGCGCAGATGAGCCCGAAGAAGGGTATTGGCAGCAGATTTGCAGATAGCCGACAATTAGCAGCGTTTTGTAGTAAATATGGGGTCACTTTGGGTGGGTTCAGCCGGTCGAAGGAGCAGCGCACACTTATCAAGTTGGGGGGAAGGCCGGAGTCGCTCATTGCTAATGTCAGAGACCTTGAAGTGGGTGCGAGACCCAGTGTCcactctccttgtgaccttgggagaGTCACTTTACAGAAGTAGCCAGGCTTACTGTCCCCGGAGCCGTGGGGGTGAAAAGGCGAAACGCATCGGCTCTGGGGGCAGTCAAAGCTGCGGAAGCCTGGAGGTGGGTGAGGGCATGGGACCATCCGTAGAGAATTTCTCACTGCCCGGGGAAGCCGCGAGATCTCTCcgaggctggctacatctgtatctccctcaagcaccaaaatgggattgtaagctcttgtgtGCATCATTGCGCCTGAAAAACGTGATGCATGCCGGCGCAGCCAACCAGCGGCAGCAGGAGAAGCGTGGAGTCACCCATGCGCAAGACGTCTATCGAGCCCTTACACCCGAGCGGAGCGCGCTCTGCGTTCCACCAACGTTGGCTACATACACACATAGGGATAGTATAagaataaaatattattatatgAAGGTGCTTCAATCAAAAAATCGGCAGGATACAGGGCAACCAATAAGGTCAAAAAAAATTGGATTGTTTAACTGTAGTGTTAGTAGAGAAGCCCTCTCGAGTCAAGCAAATGAATGGTGCTGCTAAACCATGACATTGGGGCATATCCCAACACTTAAGTAGCCGATTGGGCACTAAAAGAATCTGAGCAGGTTAACACAAATCCGCCATTGGACACAATACGAGTGGGGGTTTAAGAATCCGCACTCAGGTTCCCTGTtgaattctctccctccctctccccctttttctcttctctctccccctctacactctcctctcactctctttccctctctccccccctgtttcctctctactctctcctctcactctctttccccctctctcccccctctatccccctctctccccctccatcccctctttctccccatctcctctctcctctcatgaATTAATCTAAGATTGTAGAAGCTGGTAGGTCCaagtggagagtgtgtgtgcggttCTGTGGCTTGATATGATGGTCCTTCACCAACCAATAATATCGTGAGCTCTGTAAAAAAGCACAAAAACTTTCTTATGTTATAATAAAACAATACGCTGTGCCATGTAgagtttttttgttcttttttttaacagAGTGGATGCCTCCTCTTCCATTTCCTCCAAAATGGCTgccacggtcatgtgaccgcgCTGTGCTGGAGGGGCCATGGTAATCGGGCACCACCCacccctctggcactcaaagcCTAAGTGCCACGGCCCCTCCGGCactcgcggtcacgtgattgctcCGTCACTGGTGGTAGAACGGGAGGAGTCACCCCCCTTCCATCCGAGATCGGCGCAGATGACATCCTGAGTTCCACAGTAACGCAGGACGGGATCTCCCCTAAGACAACATTTTTTGGAGGGTGTAGCTAACACATCATGGGGCACCCCGGTTGCCAGAACCCATAATGTAGTAGCTACATCCCCAGGCACTCCAAGGGTTAAGTTACCTGCTCGGTCATACAGCTTTTTCAGCAAAGCCTGGGTCAAAGACATCCATTGCCATCAAACCAAGTCAACAGTCAGCAGTTTTTAGCTTTTGGTCCCCACCAATGTGAGGCTGGTTACCGGACGTGGCTACAACCAGGTACACAAAttacgttatggtgagtaaaagatgaaagcagcaaattacactattgtttttttttttttaacggttaCATGGGAGAGTCCCCCGTGCATTGTACATTTCGTTCAACATTGAATGGATTGAAACACCATCTCTTACTTGCGGATGTCCAATACATATTCACCCTTTCATCAGCTGGTGGTACAAGCTGAATCCCCTGCACTTACAATTAAGTCTGTTGAGGGtcttttgatgatgatgatgtctaTAAGGGTATTCAGATGACGATGGTGATAATGATTTCCGTAAGGGTATtcagataatgatgatgatgtctATAAGGGTattcagatgatgatgatgatgtctgTAAGGGTAttcagatgatgatgataataatgatgTCCATAAGGGTATTTAGATGATGTCTATAAATGTATTCaagtgatgatgataatgatgtcCATAAGGATattcagatgatgatgatgatgatgtccaTAAGGGTattcagatgatgatgatgatgaagtcTATAAGGGTATTCAGATGATGATGATGTCTATAAGGGTATTCAGATGATGATGATGTCTATAAGGGTATTCAGATGATGATGATGTCTATAACGATATTCAGATGATGCTGATGATGTCTATAAGGGTATTCAGATGATGATGATGTCTATAAGGGTtttcagatgatgatgatgatgtctaTAAGGGTATTCAGATGATGATGTCTATAAGGGTATTCAGATGATGATGATGTCTATAAGGATATTCAGATGATGCTGATGATGTCTATACGGGTATTCAGATGATGATCTTGAATTGTTTGATTTCTTTAAAACTCAAATTGACAGAACTGCTAAATTGTAAATATGTTCAAATATCATTAAAGAAAGATGTAAAACCCagattaaaatataaatacatgtacatatacattGGTGGCAGACAATGACCTTCCCTGAATGGATGGCAGCCCCCCCAGACCCAAAAGAGTTAATAAAAAGTGCATTTATATTCCACATTCAGAGGGTAAACAATATAATTTCATTAAACAGAGTGACTTCTGCATATGTCAATCAAGACATTCAGTAACAGGCAGCAAGTGGAAATGACAGTGCTTTGCAAAGATCCAGCTGATTAAATCATGTGAGGCTGGGatcaatacatggttacagattCTAGTAATATTAATCAAAGGTAAGTGCTGAGAGAATTGAATTGTACCCGCCCTTCAGTCCTGCCAGAAAGGGAATTAATAAATCCCACCGGATTTTTTAGTTTCTCCTGTTCTTCATTCCTAAAAGTCATAAAAGGTCTATTGCACTTAATGGTACAGGCTGTGGGTCTCTGAAAATAAAGGTACTTTAAGGGCTCACTTCCCTATTGCGGTATATAATGTAATCCAACTTTTCACCCcaatctccttctcccccccccctgccccccctaaaAAAAATCCAGGGGAATCAAAAGGTTGTTATAGAATAGGATTGCCTTTGTGAAGGTCATTTTCAGTAGACTAACGATTCATCATAAGGAATTAAACAATTAGCTATACCAAAGTCTGCACTGGTGTTAATAGGGGGTGGGAGGGCATTTAACACAATCAGAGGTGGGGAAATGTTATGTATTGGGGCTATTCAGTAGCTGGAATCAATGAATCACTACATTAGGTATTTGGATGGTTGTTGAACACTATATTTGTCCCCCATTGAATCTTTGATGCTCTGCTGTCTCCAGCTTTTAAAGGGAGACCCCTAGACTGCACGTGTATCTCAATAGACATCTATCTTCATAGGAGCACAAGAAAACAAAGTCCTTGGAACTCAAATATTGTTTCTGCTGGAGATTATTCACCCATAAAATGTTTCATTTGTTGTGTAAACTAAATGGAGTTATCTGTTAATAGCATGTTttatgaagagagagagagagagagtgtgtgtgtgtgtgtgtgtgtgtgtgtgtgtgtgtgtgtgtgtgtgtgtgtgtgtgtgtgtgtgtgtgtgtgtgtgtgtgtgtgtgtgtgtgtgattattcatTTTAAATGCTTTAGATGTAATCTTGATGGACACTTCTGCAAACTGTGAATGGTTCAAGTTTGCCTTATTCTTGCAAGTTTCCATGCAAAGAGCAGGGGGACTGAGGTTTGGGGATTCGCTGTATGAAACCTTTTTTTGTTGGTGTTCCTTATTAAGGAACTTGAAGATATCCTAAGAATTTACTGCAGATGAGTCGACTTTCGTGGACAATTTGCTGGGAGACAGCCTATAGAATGCACCTAGCATGATATATAGAGCTAAGAGGGGGCATAAATACCCCAAAAGACAAACACAGGATCCTGTCTCCAAAAGACTTGAATACAGGCGCCCTCATAAAAAGCCAAGATAAACAGTTTATCAGCACATGAATGAAGATTTTCTGAACCAAGACAAAAGTCTATACCTTATGAAAATATTTGACAGAGGGTTATAATGAACTTTAGCATCTGGGTGGCACTTATGTTTAGGAAAATGCTTGGGATATAAAGACACAATTTAACAATCCCCAAGACAAATGGTCCCCTTATTGTAGAACAGCGTGGATGGTGAATATAATTTATCTCAAACCCTTCACataggtttttgtttttaacacaTAACTCTGGTTAGAGGCAAGATGTAATATACATACTTACATTAAGTTACATTTATTAACACATTTGCACTTTTTCCGTGAAGGAAATTGATACTGAAATATTTTAAGAGTATAACGTGTTCTTGATTTTCCTCTAATCTGCACCTACATTGCACATTTTACCTTGTGCTGTTCTCGTTGCATTTGACACACTTTTTTGTTAATATATCATGTGGATTTTTCATGTGATGCACTTTTCACTTAATAAGCATTATCTGAAGGTATCATATTAACGTTTAAAGCAGATaccttaaaaaaagaaaagggtttttttttttataggatgACTCTCAGACCCTTCATTTTAAACTGCAGatatattgcacacacacacccgtttTTTTTATTATAGGGTTAATAATAAAGGCACAGCAATAACTCTGCCTATAGCCCTTTCCCCCAATATAATATGTATTACTATTCATGAACACACTGATACAAGTCTAGGAATTCTAGATACAGCGCCAGATCTATGAACtaatatggggtttttatttcaacTTCAAGATGCACAATGTAGCTACAGTGGCTCCTCCTGCCAAGACATCTGCAGCCACATTAATCTCCCTTTTGATAGAAGtctataaaatatgaagtatgcCATGGTTCAGATGTCACTGATTGAGATGTctaattaatgtggttacagatGTCACTAGAGATATCCTTTTAATGTAGTAGTAAGTAAGTAACCAATTCTTGCTGTTGTCTACAACTTGCATTACGCTACTTGAGACCAGCAGAGGGCGCCAGAGTACTCACACAAGTCCCCATAGCTTGAGCATCTACAAGGACGTGCCAACCCCCCACCACAGGTCCACCACTCAAGGAGTAGAGGGAGGTGTCAGCCAGGCAGCCAACCCTGGCCGCAGGCCACCACACTACTTAAACATGAATTACATCACAGCCGTATGGAGCCCGGCTAATAAACTCTAAGTATCCAGAGGAACTCTTTAaggtagacagagagagagagagatctgtcgTCCTGCTGCAGCAGAAGAGAAGGATTAATCCAAGAGAGAAGAAAGGATTATTATAAAGCAAGGACCATGCACAGAGGGACTTGTGTGGGATGCAAGCACAGGGCAGGACTGGGCTCCATCAGCAACTAGAGATCCCAGCTCCTTCACAGCCATGAGAGACTGGCAGAGATCGCATGGACAGATCTAGAGGACAACCTATCTCTTGGCTTCCACTCCAACAAGGTCAACTCCTTGGCATCTTCTGCAGTAGCTTGACAGCTGCGACTGATTTCAGCCTGTTTGGGACCCCCTTCTTTTGAGAGGGGGGGTTACACCTTCCttgatttttttccttttctgcttCTTGGAGAAACCGAGTCTCTGGTTACCATGGTGATCGAGCTGAAAGTGAAGAATATTTAAAAGGGTGGGTGGTggttgttgggggggtgggtgggggggggggagaggttggaCCCAGAAGGCAGACAAGCTGGTACCAACGTGAGAGTGTGCTGGGTCTGCAGAAGGATCATTGGAGAGAAGCAAGCCTTGAACTTGTTGACTGcgatgagagggagggggtccTAAGACATCTGTGGATCTGTGAAACCCCTTTTTCATTTCTGATGCATTATTTATGATCTTTGGCAAAAAGTGGAGAACCCTGCTGGTTTTGTGTGTGGCTATTCCCAGCATGGATCATTCTCAGTGCCTTGTGACTATTTATGCCTTGGTGGTTTTCTTGGGACTTAGAATAGACCAAGGGGGTTGTCAACATTACCTTCACATCAGACCAGTACCTAGTGACAAGCTACCACTGGTGGATCTTATTGAGCACCCGGATCCTATATTTGACCCCAAGGAGAAGGATCTGAACGAGACCTTGCTAAGGACTCTCATGGGAGGCTACTTTGACTCCAACTTCATGGCCATCAACATGCCTGAGGACAGACTTGGGGCAGAGGATTTTGGGGACCTGGACCTACTCCTTAGGCAGAAGCCCTCGGGGGCAATGCCAGCAGAAATCAAAGGACTGGAGTTTTATGAGGGTCTGCAGGGCAAGAAGCACAGACTGAGCAAGAAACTCAGGAGGAAATTGCAGATGTGGCTGTGGTCCCAGACATTCTGCCCTGTCCTATACACGTGGAACGATCTGGGCAGCAGATTTTGGCCTCGCTATGTGAAAGTGGGAAGCTGCTACAGCAAAAGGTCTTGTTCTGTACCAGAAGGCATGGTGTGCAAGGCTGCCAAGTCCATGAATTTGACCATCTTGAGGTGGAGATGCCAACGTAGGGGAGGGCAGAGATGCCTATGGATACACATCCAGTACCCAATCATATCTGAGTGCAAATGCTCATGTTAGGACTCTATGAACTTCTTCTGCAAAGACATAGCTTTATGGTTAAtgttgtatgcactgtaatatgtaggaatgtatatgtgtgtatatatggtacCAGTCTAAATTACTATTAAAAAAGGTCAGTATTATTCTTTTAAATAACCAGTGTCTACTGTATTTCCAAGACTATTATTCtggttgtgttttattttttattttatttttatttttttggctaATGTATCTGTATTTATATTCAAAGAGCACTTCGCGTGGCgaagcaaattttttttttttatatatatattttttaaaatacttttatatAGAAGCTGTTTCCCATTTCTTGGGGAATGGTGGTTTTGATGAACCtcagaataataataattaataataataataaaaataaataaacagtgagTTAATATTTTCAAGTTATTGTATATACAGAGAACACATTTTGGAAGACAGAAAATGAGCGAAATGTTGTAAATGGAGAGTATCTGCTATTTATTCTTTTATTATCATGGCCCtcttgtagtaaaaaaaaaaaaaatgcagtgcaGAATTAAAGTTAAACCACTAACATTAAACTGGTGCAGTTCTATCACGTTACAGCTGCTCTGTGGCTTTAATCTGGACTGAACAAGTGATCCTTCACATGCTCCTATTCCAATGAACCATTTTGCTGCCAGAAAAGGCCTTCTGGCAGCAGAAAGGttaaacaattattattaattaatttttttaatttttttttttttacaatattgcTCAATAACAGAGCTGACACACTAGGGATGAAGTCAATGCTTATTAAAATATTGTTGTTTATTCTATGTGTTGCTCTGTTGGGTGCTTTTTGTGTGGGATGGTTTACCGGTCTTGTGTTGTGagcagggcagggaggggggagaattgtGGGGACCTCTGCAGTGCATGCTGGTGTCCTTGGATTTGGGCAGCCTGACGTTTCGTTTACAATAGGACACGAGTCTCTCACACCTAGCATTGTGGTGGGGCACTGCTGAAACGTGAGCCTTAGGCGCTGCCTGTGAGTTGTGCTTGCAGACAAGTTATTAACCCTATCCTGCTTGatccaatgccccccccccccctcctcttgggTAAATATGAATCCAGTGAGATACTTAGAATGAAGTCAAACTTTGCTAGATTAGATGGGGTACAACCCATCCTATATATATGTGCTAAGATTCTGACATGTAGGTCAGGGGTGGCCTTAGTCCAATGctcaagaaccaccaacaggtcaggtttgaagaatagccctgcttcagcacaggtggctcaaccagtggtgccgtcattgagccacctgtgctgaagctgggatatccttaaaacctgaccggttggtggcacttatgggccacccctgctctaggtggCGTCACGTCAAAATGTACAGAGAAGGTGGCATGCATTGTGAGCTCCTCACATGGTTCAGTGGTGAGAACGCCGGTATCTGATGTGTGATTAACAGCAGAGGTGGCAAACCATCCATGGAATGGCATTACCAGAGCCGCCACCTCATGGCAAGGTCCAAAGTCAAGCCACCTGCATTACGAAAGATCAAATAATATATACTAATTAGTGAAGTTTTAGagatgtttattattattattattattattgtttatttaataaagaCAGTCCTTTAACATAACTCATCCTTGGTTTCCTATGTAATCCATGCTCCTCTTCCCATTTGGCTGGGCACCTGCAGTATCTGTGGGTCCCAGGCACTGTGCAGCAAGAGAATCAAATCCTATTTCATATCATTGCTCGTGTAACCGCAGACACATCTGCAGGGAGGGCAGTCAGGCCTGGGAAGTGGCTGAAGCACAGGACTAGATGCATAGATGAAATGGTGCTGATTTAAATTAGATTCTAGCTGCGATAACAAACCCCCCCACGTGGGATTTCAGTCTCCTGTACGAAAGAGAAAATCCCTTCCACTTCATGTGTCTTTACCCTCCACCCATATCTCGCCTGCCCTGCACAATGCCTTCCTTCAACCAATTACTTTCTACAACTCGCTCTTTACTGTTGactctccaacaggtcaggttttcgggatatcccagcttcagcacaggtgggtcaatcagtggctcagtcttcgactgattgagccacctgtgctgaagcagggagccactgattgagccacctgtgctgaagctgggttatcctgaaaacctgacctgttgggagggtggtggtggggggttctGGAGTCGAGCACCCCTGGGTTACTCCTTTTCGTTGCCAGAGGGGCGAAAACCTAAAGGGTTAACTCAGATTTCGTgccctttttttttgttgttgttgtaattATAAGGTATTCATTAGCCACATAAACCAGACATTCTGACCCTCTCTGAGAGTTCATTGTAAAAGGATTAAAATGTTTAAATACCTTAATTTTTACGATTCTTTCATTTAATCTTTGGCGGCGCCtgacacacagggagaggtgcCCACGTCGAAAAGATCCCTAATGTGACTCCAGGCAGCCGAACATACCCTGATTTATTTCAGGAAGAAAGGGGATATTCAGGTATGTCGGTTTTATGAACCACCGTGTATTTTTGTTAGGTTCTGACAAATGCCCAAATAGTATTAAAATCAACCATTCATCACCTAGGAATTAATGCAAAAACCTACAGTGTTCAGGgccaactttattttattttttttacatagtttttacttgcaaaaaaaaatgatatttattTAAAAAGCCAAAAGCAAGAGTTTTCTTTACTGGTAAACATGTGAATTAAATGAACAGAAGTATGGGATCTTAGCCAGAGACTTAAATGTCAATAAAAGTTGCCCAAATGTGTACAGTGTCGCAGGACTTCACTCTGTTGACATATAATATTGAAGTAATTTGATCACAGTCTCTGCACAGAGGTTGTACATAGAATTTTTTCACAGTGTGTAAATTTATAATGGGGCTTTTCCCCACCCCGGAACCGTCGAgaaaacaacttttttttaaaaaagaattTCCTTAAGCAAATCTAACCGTGATAatagcaaacaaacaaaaaaaagattcagaaaatgaaaaATGAGCTTCAAATTCAGTTTTTGTGGCCTCTGAGTGGGGGAGTGTTTATCAGGCAAGGGTTTTCATTACACTTAGCCCACTCAGTctttagggagggggggggggagttcaccTGTGCAAACTGTTTGTTGGCCATAGGCAAAAAAAAGTCAGAGGGAATTAAATCCCCCCCACACGTCTCAGCTCCCCGtgttacaaactaactttaaaggAGGAGTTAAAAGTACTTCGAGGTGTCAGATTTTGATAAATAAAAGTttcatcaatcacccagatgtgaccccttaaccatctcactgccattagtacacgttgctcctaggagggactgtccccttaaccatgtcactgccattagtacactttgcccctaggagggactgtccccttaaccatgtcactgccattagtacactttgcccctaggagggactatccccttaaccatgtcactgccattagtacactttgcccctaggaattactgaccccttaaccatgtcactgccattagtacactttgcccctaggagggacagaccacttaaccatgtcactgccattaatacactttgcccctaggagggactgtccccttaaccatgtcataccattagtacactttgccccaatgagggactgtccccttaaccatgtcactgcccttcgtacactttgcccctaggacggactgaccccttaaccatgtcactgccattagtgcactttgcccctaggagggactgtccccttaaccatgtcactgccattagtacactttgccccaatgagggactgaccccttaaccatgtcactgcccttagtacactttgcccctaggagggactgaccccttaaccatgtcactgccattagtacactttgcccctaggagggactgtccccttaaccatgtcactgccattagtacactttgccccaatgagggactgaccccttaaccatgtcactgccattagtacactttgcccctaggagggactgaccccttaaccatgtcactgccattagtacactttgcccctaggagggtctGTTTACTTGAAcattcagtcgttgactgagacactgactgagccgcctgcgctgaagcagagacatccttaaaacctggcctgtttgtggcccttgaggactgacatTGGCCGCCTCTAATCTACACTTTTAAATAAGAAAATGAAGAAGAAAAAGCAGTCCATGGCCCAGTTCACTTCACAATACGGTTCCAGAATCAAACATGATTATTATTGCACTGTATTTGCCGGAaccacacacaataaatacagcATTGCTATTATGTTTATCATTAGGTTATTCTACACAGAATGATATAATGGTGGAGACAGAGATAAGATGAAGCAATGCATTATGGGCCCTTTTTTTTTGCACTGTAGGCAGTGTTGAATTGCAGATTTGTGccgtatcctacatgtgtgtttttaataaatcagttctgcagtattagataatactaaaacatttttttttattcaactcttaataccaTTTATTTTGCGTTTTAATACACTCAgggtcctttgatttctatagcaggttttagcccacctcccccagcagtgcaagatgtttgcaacactttcctgtttgtgatcacttgttgccaatattcccagcagcttaagctgcaaactgtaacaatagagaatgttaccttagtaatataagtatacattgtagctgctgcgttacaccgactgaaggattgattgaaactgaaagtgaACTCTGGGAAGCAGCATCTTTGCTGACCGATCACGAAAGAACGAATCgaccggcagcttaggtaattagtttacaATAAAGGTAACCATAGGCTgcgtatattaaaacaaacaggATCATTGGATTGAGGCGACGATACGGCACTTGATTAAAAGAAATACAACATCCAGGTGAACAGGATAATCAATAATGGATAGTTCCAAGTAACCAATGACCAAagaaatgaaaaaacaaacataaagtTGTTGGTTTTTTATATTGTACAACTGCGGCGTTGTTATCATGTTGatatactttaataataataataataatgtgatcttgtatagcgctgctaattgtacgcagcgctttacagagacattttgcaggcacaggtccctgccccgtggagcttacaatctgttgttggtgcctgaggcacagggagataaagtgacttgctcaaggtcacaaggagccgacaccaggaattgaaccaggctcaccctgcttcacactcagtgtcggtcagtgtcttgactcactgagccgctccttctccctttaCCAACTGAGCCACTGCTTTAGAGAAAATACACTTACCCTTATTCTGTGACCTACATTTCGGTCCCACCCTTCAAGAAATGCATTGTATTTGCAATGAAGTGAAAGAACTCCACCAGGTAACACTGTAGCTAGTCACAAATACCTACAGAACTAATGAATTCTTTCTCAATGGCTTTCCGTGATAAGGATGCTGCAGGCACATCTCTCATCCAATTACAACCTCTGAATGCAAGAGGGAGTTCGCAGAACacgagaagaggagagaagaagcAGATGTTGAACCTGAATTGGACATCACCGGAGACGCCCCAATTAGGCCGTTAATGACGAGCACAAAACACCCAGGTCCAGGTTTGCCAAATGGTGCTAACCAATAGCACAGGCTGATGCATATTCACTGGAACGAACCTTGAGGATTAGCATCATTTAGCAAACGTGGGCCTAGCTTTAATGAATTAAAGACAGAGGGAGAAAAACAGAGGATGTCCAAATAAAGAAACGGGTTCTTAGCAGCGCTGCCTCTCAGACATCCATTTTCTCAACATGATGTAAAACCGTCTTCCCTGTGTTGGAGAAGATCTCAGTCCCACTCATTTTAAAGAGGCCCTcttggtgacactgtgtgtgtgtgtgtgtgtgtgtgtgtgtgtgtgtgtgtgtgtgtgtgtgtttattgacCTCAAAAGGGGGCACCGGTAGCAGTCCAGACTGGGAAAGTCagggctatcgaaatggcggtCTTTGGTAGTGTGTGCTGCGTACGGATCACGGCCTTCCAGGATTTAAAGGAACAATCCCTGCTTGCACCAAagcaatggcagtgacatgtttaagaagCCCCATCTGGGTAATTGCCTCATTTGCCACCGTAATTTGCCactttaaagtatttttaaatcgtTTTTAATTGAGTTTGTAAACACGGCGAGCTGATATTTGGGAGGGGTTtgttttcctctggctgctcccttttgtctaaTGTCactgtgtctaacaagagtttacacaggcagagctccccctctctctccccccccccgtatctttattggttctctgatatgGTAAAGGTGGGATAAGGATaaataaaacacttgattgacaaacattcCCCCAttcactgcatgttat
This region of Ascaphus truei isolate aAscTru1 chromosome 22, aAscTru1.hap1, whole genome shotgun sequence genomic DNA includes:
- the NOG gene encoding noggin — translated: MIFGKKWRTLLVLCVAIPSMDHSQCLVTIYALVVFLGLRIDQGGCQHYLHIRPVPSDKLPLVDLIEHPDPIFDPKEKDLNETLLRTLMGGYFDSNFMAINMPEDRLGAEDFGDLDLLLRQKPSGAMPAEIKGLEFYEGLQGKKHRLSKKLRRKLQMWLWSQTFCPVLYTWNDLGSRFWPRYVKVGSCYSKRSCSVPEGMVCKAAKSMNLTILRWRCQRRGGQRCLWIHIQYPIISECKCSC